Proteins encoded within one genomic window of Halorussus salilacus:
- a CDS encoding tRNA (adenine-N1)-methyltransferase: MTVLLVHGDREYLREPGEELQTDLGVLEVPEDVEPGTTLETHLGEPFEVRALRGPDLFNHFERTGAPMMPRDVGLIAGHTGVAGGDRVLDAGTGTGVLSAYLGRMGAAVTTFERDPEFAEVARSNMELAEVADRVDVRVGDVTGQVDDLGRFDVVTLDTEDAPEVVARAPDLLVRGGFVAVYSPFVEATREVVESAREAGLAGIETLETIQREMDFDERGSRPSTAGVGHTGYLTFARRP, from the coding sequence GTGACGGTCCTGCTGGTCCACGGCGACCGGGAGTACCTGCGCGAACCCGGCGAGGAGCTCCAGACCGACCTCGGGGTGCTGGAGGTCCCCGAGGACGTGGAACCCGGGACCACGCTGGAGACCCATCTGGGCGAGCCGTTCGAGGTGCGCGCGCTCCGCGGGCCCGACCTGTTCAACCACTTCGAGCGCACCGGCGCGCCGATGATGCCCCGCGACGTGGGCCTCATCGCGGGCCACACCGGGGTCGCGGGCGGCGACCGAGTGCTCGACGCCGGGACCGGAACCGGCGTGCTGTCGGCGTACCTCGGTCGGATGGGCGCGGCGGTGACGACGTTCGAGCGCGACCCCGAGTTCGCCGAGGTGGCCCGCTCGAACATGGAACTGGCCGAGGTGGCCGACCGAGTCGACGTGCGAGTCGGCGACGTGACCGGGCAAGTGGACGACCTCGGCCGGTTCGACGTGGTGACCCTCGACACCGAGGACGCGCCCGAGGTCGTCGCGCGCGCCCCCGACCTGCTGGTCCGGGGCGGCTTCGTCGCGGTGTACTCGCCGTTCGTCGAGGCCACCCGCGAGGTGGTCGAGTCGGCCCGCGAGGCGGGGCTCGCCGGAATCGAGACGCTCGAAACCATCCAGCGCGAGATGGACTTCGACGAGCGGGGGTCGCGGCCCTCGACCGCGGGCGTGGGTCACACCGGCTACCTGACCTTCGCGCGGCGGCCGTAG
- a CDS encoding LabA-like NYN domain-containing protein, which produces MTEIHPHQRVAVLADAQNLYHTAQSVYSRNIDYSALLEKSVQDRELTRAIAYVIQADSPDEERFFEALADIGFETKIKELKTFGDGSKKADWDVGMSLDAVTLATHVDTVILCTGDGDFSRLCSHLRHEGVRTEVTSFEESTSDELIEAADAFVDMSERPETFLL; this is translated from the coding sequence ATGACGGAAATCCACCCGCACCAGCGGGTCGCAGTCCTCGCCGACGCCCAAAACCTCTATCACACGGCCCAGAGCGTCTACAGCCGCAACATCGACTACTCTGCGCTTCTCGAAAAGTCGGTGCAGGACCGGGAACTCACTCGCGCCATCGCCTACGTGATTCAGGCCGACAGCCCCGACGAAGAGCGGTTCTTCGAGGCGCTGGCCGACATCGGATTCGAGACCAAGATAAAGGAACTCAAGACGTTCGGCGACGGGTCGAAGAAGGCCGACTGGGACGTCGGGATGAGCCTCGACGCGGTGACGCTCGCCACCCACGTCGACACGGTCATCCTCTGTACGGGCGACGGCGACTTCTCGCGACTCTGCTCGCACCTCCGCCACGAGGGCGTCCGGACCGAGGTGACGAGCTTCGAGGAGTCGACCTCCGACGAACTCATCGAGGCCGCCGACGCGTTCGTCGACATGTCCGAGCGACCCGAGACGTTCCTGCTGTAG
- a CDS encoding transcription factor S, which yields MEFCDECGSMMKAEDELWVCGSCGHKTPKDPDADYVVTEDQEVSEVIETGDEENSALPTTDARCPECGNDRARWYMQQIRAADESETRFFICTECEHKWREDDN from the coding sequence ATGGAGTTCTGTGACGAGTGCGGTTCGATGATGAAAGCCGAGGACGAACTCTGGGTCTGTGGCAGTTGCGGCCACAAGACCCCGAAGGACCCCGACGCCGACTACGTCGTGACCGAAGACCAGGAGGTCAGCGAGGTCATCGAGACCGGCGACGAGGAGAACAGCGCGCTCCCGACGACCGACGCTCGCTGTCCGGAGTGTGGCAACGACCGCGCCCGGTGGTACATGCAACAGATTCGGGCGGCCGACGAGAGCGAGACGCGATTCTTCATCTGTACCGAGTGCGAGCACAAGTGGCGCGAAGACGACAACTAG
- the purB gene encoding adenylosuccinate lyase: protein MNPLYAVSPLDGRYAGRTEPLREFASEAALVRARVRVEVEYLIALADLDATPLEIGERNREYLRTLYEEFDEDDAELVKQIETEGYGDYSATNHDVKAVEYFVRERIADPKLSHAVPWIHFALTSEDVNNLAYRLLVRGAVEEVLLPELREVGEFLADLAREHRDVPMLARTHGQPATPTTFGKEMAVFASRLGRAIGRVKSARDGLQGKLAGASGTYAAHVAAYPDVDWPEFAREFVEGLGFEQAPVTTQVNPCDDLAELFDALRGANNVLLDLDRDAWRYVSDRYLGQEAAAGETGSSTMPHKVNPIDFENSEGNLSKANADLVFLGDYVTSSRLQRDLSDSTVKRNIGAAFAYCLLGYAKLQDGLGKVAPNEQVMREDLDSTPEVIGEAVQTILRREGHDDAYERVKDLTRGQRVTLADFRDLFAELDVDEDTREELMALTPAGYTGVAAGMIDSVAERDM, encoded by the coding sequence ATGAACCCCCTCTACGCTGTCTCGCCGCTCGACGGCCGGTACGCCGGACGGACCGAACCCCTCCGCGAGTTCGCCAGCGAGGCCGCGCTCGTGCGCGCTCGCGTGCGAGTCGAAGTCGAGTACCTGATCGCGCTGGCCGACCTCGACGCCACGCCGCTCGAAATCGGCGAGCGAAACCGCGAGTACCTCCGGACGCTCTACGAGGAGTTCGACGAGGACGACGCCGAACTCGTCAAGCAGATCGAGACCGAGGGCTACGGCGACTACTCGGCGACCAACCACGACGTGAAGGCGGTCGAGTACTTCGTCCGCGAGCGCATCGCCGACCCGAAACTGTCACACGCCGTCCCGTGGATTCACTTCGCGCTCACCAGCGAGGACGTGAACAACCTCGCCTACCGCCTGCTCGTTCGGGGCGCGGTCGAGGAGGTCCTCCTACCCGAACTCCGCGAGGTCGGCGAGTTCCTCGCCGACCTCGCGCGCGAGCACCGCGACGTCCCGATGCTCGCGCGCACCCACGGCCAGCCCGCGACCCCCACCACCTTCGGCAAGGAGATGGCCGTCTTCGCCTCCCGGCTCGGTCGGGCCATCGGCCGCGTGAAGTCGGCCCGCGACGGCCTTCAGGGCAAGCTCGCCGGGGCGTCGGGCACCTACGCCGCCCACGTCGCGGCCTACCCCGACGTGGACTGGCCGGAGTTCGCCCGCGAGTTCGTCGAGGGGCTGGGCTTCGAGCAGGCCCCGGTCACCACGCAGGTCAACCCCTGCGACGACCTCGCGGAGCTGTTCGACGCCCTGCGGGGCGCGAACAACGTCCTGCTCGATTTGGACCGCGACGCGTGGCGCTACGTCAGCGACCGCTACCTCGGTCAGGAGGCCGCCGCGGGCGAGACCGGCTCCTCGACGATGCCCCACAAGGTCAACCCCATCGACTTCGAGAACTCCGAGGGGAACCTCTCGAAGGCCAACGCCGACCTCGTGTTCCTGGGCGACTACGTCACCTCCTCGCGGCTCCAGCGCGACCTCTCGGACTCGACCGTGAAGCGCAACATCGGGGCCGCCTTCGCCTACTGCCTGCTCGGCTACGCGAAACTGCAGGACGGCCTCGGCAAAGTCGCCCCCAACGAGCAGGTCATGCGCGAGGACCTCGATTCGACCCCCGAGGTCATCGGCGAGGCGGTCCAGACCATCCTCCGACGCGAGGGCCACGACGACGCCTACGAGCGCGTCAAGGACCTGACTCGGGGCCAGCGCGTGACCTTGGCCGACTTCCGGGACCTGTTCGCGGAGTTGGACGTGGACGAGGACACCCGCGAGGAACTGATGGCGCTGACGCCCGCGGGGTACACGGGCGTGGCGGCCGGGATGATAGATTCGGTCGCCGAAAGAGATATGTGA
- the dapA gene encoding 4-hydroxy-tetrahydrodipicolinate synthase: protein MTRPNDPFGGVYPAMTTPFDSDDSIDFDQLRADARRLEDAGVDGLVPVGSTGESATLTHDEHVAVVEAVAETADVPVVAGAGSNSTREAVELARRSAEAGADALLLISPYYNKPEPEGMEDHYRAVADAVDLPQILYNVPSRTGRNVEVETAVSLADHENIAGYKAASGDLARIGEVVERTREEDFAVLSGDDFLTLPMLALGATGAISVAANVEPERTSAMVESAVSGDFERARELHERLAPLFRALFAETNPIPVKEAMEIRGYGPANLRSPLTRLSPEHRAELAGILGELSDGTSEGRQ from the coding sequence ATGACACGACCCAACGACCCGTTCGGCGGGGTGTACCCCGCCATGACGACCCCCTTCGACTCCGACGACAGCATCGACTTCGACCAGCTCAGAGCCGACGCCCGGCGTCTCGAAGACGCCGGAGTGGACGGCCTCGTCCCGGTGGGTTCGACCGGCGAGAGCGCGACCCTGACCCACGACGAGCACGTCGCGGTGGTCGAGGCGGTCGCCGAGACCGCCGACGTGCCCGTGGTCGCGGGGGCGGGGAGCAACTCCACTCGCGAGGCCGTCGAGCTGGCCCGCCGCTCCGCCGAGGCGGGGGCCGACGCCCTGCTCCTCATCTCGCCGTACTACAACAAGCCCGAACCCGAGGGGATGGAGGACCACTACCGGGCGGTCGCCGACGCGGTCGACCTGCCCCAGATTCTCTACAACGTCCCCTCGCGAACGGGCCGGAACGTCGAGGTCGAGACCGCGGTCTCGCTGGCCGACCACGAGAATATCGCGGGCTACAAGGCCGCGAGCGGCGACCTCGCGCGCATCGGCGAGGTCGTAGAGCGCACCCGCGAGGAGGACTTCGCGGTCCTCTCGGGCGACGACTTCCTCACGCTCCCGATGCTCGCGCTGGGCGCGACCGGGGCCATCAGCGTCGCGGCCAACGTCGAACCCGAGCGGACCTCGGCGATGGTCGAGTCGGCGGTGTCGGGCGACTTCGAGCGCGCCCGCGAGCTCCACGAGCGACTCGCGCCCCTCTTCCGCGCGCTGTTCGCCGAGACCAACCCCATCCCGGTCAAGGAGGCGATGGAGATACGGGGTTACGGCCCCGCGAACCTGCGGTCGCCGCTGACCCGACTCTCGCCCGAACATCGGGCAGAACTTGCGGGTATCCTCGGAGAGTTATCGGATGGGACGAGTGAGGGACGACAATGA
- the lysA gene encoding diaminopimelate decarboxylase, producing the protein MTGDNPSIRRLGDWSADRLADLADDHDTPLYVLDLDRARENYRRMARAFPDAEVHYAAKANTARPVLRALADEGAGVECASAGELRRAIDAGVPGERVQYTAVNPPARDLDRAVEVAGDHPRVTVTAGAADTVERLRERGYDGRLCVRVNPGVGAGHHEKVATGADAKFGVPYDDAASLVESAREDFEVVGIHAHAGSGISGEDLSAHRELVSRMGDLARDLGSRAVDLEFVDIGGGFGVPYRPDEDPLDLDAVAAATREALGEVDATLFVEPGRYLVADAGVLLTRVNTVKEAPGATVVGVGAGMTDLARPAIYDAHHEIRNLTGEREGRPSREVTVAGPVCESSDTFGEHRLSAPERADLLAVGNAGAYGYEMASQYNSRPRPASVVLDGDSARVARRRETMADVTAVEDSE; encoded by the coding sequence ATGACCGGGGACAATCCATCGATTCGGCGGCTCGGAGACTGGTCGGCCGACCGACTCGCAGACCTCGCCGACGACCACGACACGCCGCTGTACGTCCTCGACCTCGACCGCGCCCGCGAGAACTACCGCCGGATGGCCCGGGCGTTCCCCGACGCCGAGGTCCACTACGCCGCGAAGGCCAACACCGCCCGGCCCGTCCTCCGCGCCCTCGCCGACGAGGGCGCGGGCGTCGAGTGCGCCTCGGCGGGCGAACTCCGGCGAGCTATCGACGCCGGAGTGCCGGGCGAGCGCGTCCAGTACACCGCGGTGAATCCGCCCGCCCGCGACCTCGACCGCGCGGTCGAGGTCGCGGGCGACCACCCTCGCGTCACGGTTACGGCGGGCGCGGCCGACACCGTCGAGCGCCTCCGCGAGCGCGGCTACGACGGCCGCCTGTGCGTCCGAGTCAATCCGGGCGTCGGCGCGGGCCACCACGAGAAGGTCGCGACCGGTGCCGACGCGAAGTTCGGGGTCCCGTACGACGACGCGGCCTCCCTCGTCGAATCCGCCCGCGAGGACTTCGAGGTCGTCGGAATCCACGCCCACGCCGGAAGCGGCATCTCGGGCGAGGACCTCTCGGCCCACCGCGAGCTGGTCTCGCGGATGGGCGACCTCGCGCGCGACCTCGGTTCCCGCGCCGTAGACCTCGAATTCGTGGACATCGGCGGCGGCTTCGGCGTCCCCTACCGCCCCGACGAGGACCCCCTCGACCTCGACGCGGTCGCGGCGGCGACCCGCGAGGCGCTGGGGGAGGTCGACGCGACCCTCTTCGTCGAACCCGGCCGGTACCTCGTGGCCGACGCGGGGGTCCTGCTGACCCGGGTCAACACGGTCAAGGAGGCCCCCGGCGCGACGGTCGTCGGGGTCGGCGCGGGGATGACCGACCTCGCGCGACCCGCCATCTACGACGCCCACCACGAGATTCGCAACCTCACCGGCGAACGCGAGGGCCGCCCGAGTCGGGAGGTGACGGTCGCGGGACCCGTCTGCGAGTCCTCCGACACCTTCGGCGAACACCGGCTCTCGGCTCCCGAGCGCGCCGACTTACTCGCGGTCGGCAACGCCGGGGCCTACGGCTACGAGATGGCGAGCCAGTACAACTCCCGTCCCCGCCCGGCGTCGGTCGTCCTCGACGGCGACTCGGCGCGCGTGGCGCGGCGGCGCGAGACGATGGCTGACGTGACGGCAGTGGAGGATTCAGAATGA
- a CDS encoding PUA domain-containing protein: MTASETDEGESPPEGARGTGPRADDDLPALRTTADYQFGAGAGGALFPEGDDLRVERSSSGRPQQVIAEDGRLVTYGTDGRFTLGLAGGRRLLDALDAPAGRVVVGDESEPFVREGKNVFAKFVAAVGPEVRPGDELAVVHEDGRLLAVGRAELSADAMRDFDTGMAVMVREGAGDAE; this comes from the coding sequence ATGACCGCGAGCGAGACCGACGAGGGCGAGAGTCCGCCGGAGGGCGCGAGAGGGACGGGACCGCGGGCCGACGACGACCTCCCCGCGCTCCGGACGACCGCCGACTACCAGTTCGGGGCGGGCGCGGGGGGCGCGCTGTTCCCCGAGGGCGACGACCTGCGGGTCGAACGCTCCTCGTCGGGGCGACCACAGCAGGTCATCGCCGAGGACGGCCGCCTCGTCACCTACGGCACCGACGGCCGATTCACCCTCGGTCTGGCGGGCGGGCGGCGACTCCTCGACGCCCTCGACGCGCCCGCTGGCCGGGTCGTGGTCGGCGACGAGAGCGAACCGTTCGTCCGCGAGGGCAAGAACGTCTTCGCCAAGTTCGTCGCCGCGGTCGGACCCGAGGTCCGACCCGGCGACGAACTCGCGGTGGTCCACGAGGACGGCCGCCTGCTGGCGGTCGGCCGGGCGGAGCTGTCGGCCGACGCCATGCGCGACTTCGACACCGGGATGGCCGTGATGGTCCGCGAGGGCGCGGGCGACGCCGAGTAG
- a CDS encoding metallophosphoesterase family protein, which translates to MLVLGDAHADDPDNRRALFAAYRDADADVALQLGDLIYYDLPIPTYFIAGNNEDFDTIEALRNGRVESSGVTNAFLLAGTAVELDGLRIAGLSGNYAPTQYDRPRPNLQGDRRRHFVRDDIAQIKRLEGVDVLLVHEAPHGLPVAEDYEVGCDHIDGIVDALDPDLCLVGHHHQHAETTVGDTRVVGLAPVWERYYTLDPDTLELTGHDTPSS; encoded by the coding sequence ATGCTCGTTCTGGGAGACGCCCACGCCGACGACCCCGACAATCGGCGCGCGCTCTTTGCGGCCTACCGGGACGCCGACGCCGACGTCGCGCTACAGCTCGGCGACCTCATCTACTACGACCTCCCGATTCCGACCTACTTCATCGCGGGCAACAACGAGGACTTCGACACCATCGAGGCCCTCCGGAACGGCCGCGTCGAGAGTTCGGGAGTGACAAACGCCTTCCTGCTCGCGGGCACCGCGGTCGAACTCGACGGGCTCCGAATCGCGGGGCTGTCGGGGAACTACGCCCCGACCCAGTACGACCGACCGCGGCCGAACCTCCAGGGCGACCGGCGCAGGCACTTCGTGCGCGACGACATCGCGCAGATCAAGCGACTGGAGGGCGTGGACGTGTTGCTCGTCCACGAGGCACCCCACGGCCTGCCCGTCGCCGAGGACTACGAGGTGGGGTGCGACCACATCGACGGAATCGTCGACGCGCTCGACCCCGACCTGTGTCTCGTCGGCCACCACCACCAGCACGCCGAGACGACGGTCGGCGACACCCGCGTCGTGGGGCTCGCGCCGGTCTGGGAGCGGTACTACACCCTCGACCCCGACACCCTCGAACTCACCGGCCACGACACGCCCTCGTCGTGA
- a CDS encoding M20/M25/M40 family metallo-hydrolase yields MTASERFDPVTFLEAAVATPSHEDPAEMRELLVETLESRGIEARVDEAGNTLAVRDSGREGPHVVLNTHIDTVPPHVPFSRDGDVIRGRGACDAKGPLAALLAAFFGAAVERGRVSLAVTPDEETGSTGAHALSFDPVPDAVVVGEPTELDVCNAAKGRFQATVTVEGENAHAAEPHEGVNAIRAAGDLLAAFDTFDDRDDSPGVHDALGAPTLTPTTVAGGDATNQVPATCSVVVDRRSVPPETAKGFRSSLEAHLRGRAPEDAGVSVSLAERDTPFLEAWETPADAEVVRALADASGGAVRPFTAATEAAYFAAVAPTVVFGPGGLADDEGAVAHAPREYVRISAVERAAEAVEAALDALLG; encoded by the coding sequence GTGACCGCGAGCGAGCGCTTCGACCCCGTCACCTTCCTCGAAGCCGCGGTGGCGACACCCTCCCACGAGGACCCCGCCGAGATGCGCGAGTTGCTGGTCGAGACCCTCGAATCCCGGGGCATTGAGGCCCGCGTCGACGAGGCCGGGAACACCCTCGCGGTCCGGGACTCGGGCCGCGAGGGCCCCCACGTCGTCCTCAACACCCACATCGACACCGTGCCGCCCCACGTCCCCTTCTCGCGCGACGGGGACGTGATTCGCGGTCGCGGGGCCTGCGACGCCAAGGGCCCGCTCGCGGCCCTCCTCGCGGCCTTCTTCGGGGCCGCCGTCGAGCGCGGGCGTGTCTCGCTGGCGGTAACGCCCGACGAGGAGACCGGGTCGACCGGGGCCCACGCGCTCTCGTTCGACCCGGTGCCCGACGCCGTCGTCGTGGGCGAACCCACCGAACTCGACGTCTGCAACGCCGCGAAGGGTCGGTTCCAGGCGACCGTCACGGTCGAGGGCGAGAACGCCCACGCCGCCGAACCCCACGAGGGCGTCAACGCGATTCGCGCGGCGGGCGACCTGCTCGCGGCGTTCGACACATTTGACGACCGCGACGATTCCCCGGGCGTCCACGACGCGCTGGGGGCACCGACGCTGACCCCGACGACCGTCGCGGGCGGCGACGCGACGAACCAGGTGCCAGCGACGTGCTCGGTCGTCGTCGACCGCCGGAGCGTCCCGCCAGAGACCGCCAAGGGGTTCCGGTCGTCGCTCGAAGCCCACCTCCGGGGTCGCGCGCCCGAGGACGCGGGCGTCTCGGTCTCGCTCGCCGAGCGCGACACGCCGTTCCTGGAGGCGTGGGAGACGCCCGCCGACGCCGAGGTCGTCCGGGCGCTCGCCGACGCCAGCGGGGGCGCGGTCCGGCCGTTCACCGCGGCGACCGAGGCCGCCTACTTCGCGGCGGTCGCGCCGACGGTCGTGTTCGGGCCGGGCGGGCTGGCCGACGACGAGGGCGCGGTCGCCCACGCGCCCCGCGAGTACGTCCGGATTTCGGCGGTCGAGCGGGCGGCCGAGGCGGTCGAGGCCGCGCTGGACGCCCTGCTGGGGTGA
- a CDS encoding 2,3,4,5-tetrahydropyridine-2,6-dicarboxylate N-succinyltransferase, whose translation MSLQTDIEDLWRRYDDGDLTATTASSEEYDALDAFLDALESGAVRAAEKRDGEWEANEWVKRGILLNFGLRETAGREYGGVTYNDVLPLRRTDDLAERATRNTPDGTVLRRGSYLGEDCIVMSPSFVNIGAHVGDGTLVDSCDTVGSCAQIGADVKLGGNTLIGGVLEPVESAPVVVEDGVSLGAGCRVTSGFVVGENSVVAENTLLTPRIPVYDLVEDEVVYGRLPPERRAFARFVESSVGDHDLFDGGAFKPAVVALDLEATTMEGVEREDALRE comes from the coding sequence ATGAGTCTGCAAACCGACATCGAGGACCTCTGGCGACGATACGACGACGGCGACCTGACCGCGACCACCGCGAGTAGCGAGGAGTACGACGCTCTCGACGCCTTCCTCGACGCGCTCGAATCCGGCGCGGTCCGGGCCGCCGAGAAGCGCGACGGCGAGTGGGAGGCAAACGAGTGGGTCAAGCGGGGAATCCTGCTCAACTTCGGCCTGCGCGAGACCGCGGGCCGCGAGTACGGCGGCGTGACCTACAACGACGTCCTCCCGCTCCGCCGGACCGACGACCTCGCGGAACGGGCCACTCGCAACACCCCCGACGGCACCGTCCTCCGCCGGGGGTCGTACCTCGGCGAGGACTGCATCGTGATGAGCCCGAGCTTCGTGAATATCGGCGCGCACGTCGGCGACGGGACGCTCGTGGACTCCTGCGACACGGTCGGCTCGTGCGCCCAGATCGGTGCCGACGTGAAGCTCGGCGGCAACACCCTCATCGGCGGCGTGCTCGAACCCGTCGAGAGCGCCCCGGTCGTGGTCGAGGACGGCGTCTCGCTCGGCGCGGGGTGTCGCGTGACCTCCGGGTTCGTCGTGGGCGAGAACTCCGTGGTCGCGGAGAACACCCTGCTCACGCCCCGGATTCCGGTCTACGACCTCGTGGAGGACGAGGTCGTCTACGGCCGCCTGCCGCCCGAGCGCCGGGCGTTCGCCCGGTTCGTCGAGTCGTCGGTCGGCGACCACGACCTCTTCGACGGCGGTGCGTTCAAGCCCGCGGTCGTCGCACTGGACCTCGAAGCGACCACGATGGAGGGCGTCGAGCGCGAAGACGCCCTCCGGGAGTGA
- the dapF gene encoding diaminopimelate epimerase: MSIAYQKYHGTSNDFVIVDADEYVPDRSAFARAVCDPRASEGVGADGVLFLALEPQFSPPRAVMTLVQPDGSTAAMCGNGARCAARWAAERTGANEIMLDTQAGTRRAEVDGERVTIEMGEPTFAPRAIPVAADEGGVGDAPLVSEAVGGLEVTAVNTGVPHAVAFVEDVDAVDLESVAPAIRHAEVFPEGANVNLAAPRPDGGFDQRTYERGVEGETRSCGTGAVAIAAVARRLGRLRGSSVAVHPPGGRLDVAFRNGRATLTGPTVREFEGEVASTPEPRRVGEA; encoded by the coding sequence ATGAGCATCGCGTACCAGAAGTACCACGGCACCAGCAACGACTTCGTAATCGTAGACGCAGACGAGTACGTCCCCGACAGGAGCGCGTTCGCGCGGGCGGTCTGCGACCCCCGCGCGAGCGAGGGGGTGGGCGCAGACGGCGTCCTCTTCCTCGCGCTCGAACCCCAGTTCTCGCCCCCGCGGGCGGTGATGACGCTGGTCCAGCCCGACGGCTCGACGGCCGCGATGTGCGGCAACGGCGCGCGGTGCGCGGCGCGGTGGGCCGCCGAGCGGACCGGCGCGAACGAGATAATGCTCGACACGCAGGCGGGCACCCGCCGGGCCGAGGTCGACGGCGAGCGAGTCACCATCGAGATGGGCGAACCGACCTTCGCGCCCCGAGCAATTCCGGTCGCCGCCGACGAGGGGGGCGTCGGCGACGCCCCCCTCGTCTCCGAGGCGGTCGGGGGCCTCGAAGTGACGGCGGTGAACACCGGCGTCCCCCACGCCGTCGCCTTCGTCGAGGACGTGGACGCGGTCGACCTCGAATCGGTCGCGCCCGCGATTCGCCACGCCGAGGTCTTCCCCGAGGGCGCGAACGTCAATCTCGCCGCGCCCCGGCCCGACGGCGGGTTCGACCAGCGGACCTACGAGCGCGGGGTGGAGGGCGAGACGCGCTCGTGTGGCACCGGCGCGGTCGCCATCGCGGCGGTCGCACGCCGACTCGGCAGACTCCGGGGGAGCTCGGTCGCGGTCCACCCGCCGGGCGGCCGTCTCGACGTGGCGTTTCGGAACGGCCGAGCGACCCTGACCGGCCCGACCGTCCGGGAGTTCGAGGGCGAGGTGGCCTCGACCCCGGAGCCGCGCCGGGTCGGGGAGGCGTGA
- a CDS encoding nascent polypeptide-associated complex protein: MFGGGGGGLDPRKMKQMMKQMGIDVDELDAEEVIIRKSDGEELVFDDPDITVMDARGQETYQVVGEPETRDSTAGAVESGDAEGGDAGADIPDSDVEIVAGRTGASEDEAREALEATDGDLAAAVERLE; encoded by the coding sequence ATGTTCGGAGGAGGCGGCGGGGGTCTCGACCCTCGTAAGATGAAGCAGATGATGAAGCAGATGGGCATCGACGTGGACGAACTCGACGCCGAGGAGGTCATCATCCGCAAGAGCGACGGCGAGGAACTGGTGTTCGACGACCCCGACATCACCGTGATGGACGCCCGGGGCCAGGAGACCTATCAGGTCGTCGGCGAACCCGAGACCCGCGACTCGACCGCTGGCGCGGTCGAGTCGGGCGACGCCGAGGGCGGCGACGCCGGGGCCGACATCCCCGACTCGGACGTCGAGATCGTGGCGGGCCGGACCGGCGCGAGTGAGGACGAAGCCCGCGAGGCGCTCGAAGCGACCGACGGCGACCTCGCAGCCGCGGTCGAGCGTCTAGAGTGA
- a CDS encoding formyltransferase family protein, which translates to MTTTRMRVALLVRGSDVPAWQARAVERMLARTDAEVSHVVMNDDGRGIGHRGADDFLDRIRENPLWTPVGAALRLAGLPEYFQPRPVGSIEGLGDPEVVRCRPEPAPDFGNVLPEEGVAALEAADVAVRFAFGVLKGEALDAPDHGVLSFHHGDLREYRGQPCGFWEFLDGEDTAGVTLQRLSETLDGGEIVAYEPVDIADARTWPTVRRRLFAASEDLLARGVENVARGVDPCSPDELGDLYSIPEGEDVLKYVLKEGKGRVRKVVG; encoded by the coding sequence ATGACGACGACACGAATGCGGGTCGCGCTACTGGTACGTGGGTCCGACGTTCCGGCGTGGCAGGCCCGGGCGGTCGAGCGGATGCTGGCCCGGACCGACGCGGAGGTGAGCCACGTCGTGATGAACGACGACGGGCGCGGTATCGGCCACCGTGGCGCGGACGACTTCCTCGACCGGATTCGCGAGAACCCTCTCTGGACGCCCGTCGGCGCGGCCCTCCGGCTGGCGGGGCTCCCGGAGTACTTCCAGCCCCGACCGGTCGGGTCCATCGAGGGACTGGGCGACCCCGAGGTGGTCCGGTGTAGGCCCGAACCCGCCCCCGACTTCGGCAACGTCCTGCCCGAGGAGGGCGTGGCGGCGCTCGAAGCGGCCGACGTCGCGGTCCGGTTCGCGTTCGGCGTCCTCAAGGGCGAGGCCCTCGACGCGCCCGACCACGGCGTCCTCAGCTTCCACCACGGCGACCTCCGGGAGTACCGCGGCCAGCCCTGCGGGTTCTGGGAGTTCCTCGACGGCGAGGACACCGCGGGCGTGACCCTCCAGCGCCTCTCGGAGACCCTCGACGGCGGCGAGATCGTGGCCTACGAACCGGTGGACATCGCCGACGCCCGGACGTGGCCGACCGTCAGGCGGCGGCTGTTCGCCGCTTCGGAGGACCTGCTCGCGCGCGGAGTCGAGAACGTCGCCCGCGGGGTCGACCCCTGCTCGCCCGACGAACTCGGCGACCTCTACTCGATTCCGGAGGGCGAGGACGTGCTGAAGTACGTCCTGAAGGAGGGGAAGGGGCGGGTGCGGAAGGTGGTGGGGTGA